The following coding sequences are from one Achromobacter sp. B7 window:
- the flhF gene encoding flagellar biosynthesis protein FlhF, producing the protein MKISRFVGANSRDVMRQVRLALGPDALIVSNRSVDGGVEVLATLDGAFEDSASDTPQRDMSSHAGASGAAAAAPSGSRPQGPAVSPYGAQPAAPYGAQPDAAYGAQPAAAYGAQPTAPYGAQSPAAYGAAPERQEARPYTAAPPAMPQPGYTTPSRSIAAYQSAFASSAQPEEEGSPVEASAAAMPLAASYPTPLQPATAQSSAAQPVASQPASTPVTPLVGAATRVELPALAPARPGAPTHATPMAAASPLAATSAAIPAAYSPASSAPAHAASSANAPAAYAPAASPAAAPAASSTTARAAVTAAAASAPAPSMARMPDAPLRQAPPSLPPDTTAGLQDAISALRGALETRMDGLLWGGRPGATREAAAAALFRSLLDAGFSTKLVRTLVDRLPQGLSSDAAQAWARNELVTHLPVVASEDEFLAGGVYALVGPTGVGKTTTLAKLAARCVAREGRDQVAMLTTDLFRIGALEQLQIYGRLMGVPAHSVRDAGELRRILAELGNRKIVLIDTTGISQRDRLVAEQAAMLTSAGKPVRRLLVLNAASQGDTLDEVAHAYRNGVGEDVAGCIITKLDEATRLGAALDTAIRHRLPIHYMSVGQKVPEHMELARADVLIDRAFAMVERARALYTPSEADLASLVPAAREADAVDPARRRQLLASAILRPQGGSASIAAAQHLDDTIAMLDSDPACVQARASWRDYVGDGAGASLAALGDDPLAMVRREFSATCNRHLLAMHGKTSMKGEGLPGGVLMGSLLMSDRGVALAAPAQQLALAHGMLTSFAPGAAGLADAGPALQARVRWLGEQLPRLPMVHLLEAGTSALWQSLSEQGASWVARCPGGMRVVQDECPTNLNAVGKSVGYLPVGQPGDMPGLTREQGGQTVPLALWASGTEITLPGRSETAPIRLVCARLIDTVSGEIAVQLFGLTNLPASQADAATVARWLVLQDEAKAGFRYMANAWQALPAVDGAHTLARQSLMAGQLGAACWQMAHSPSAAVVRGPLSGIMGSERKLSGRLLPVAILKMFAMLEMAAGG; encoded by the coding sequence ATGAAGATAAGCCGCTTTGTAGGCGCCAATAGCCGTGACGTGATGCGCCAGGTGCGCCTGGCCCTGGGGCCGGACGCGCTGATCGTATCGAACCGCAGCGTGGACGGCGGGGTGGAAGTGCTGGCCACGTTGGACGGCGCGTTCGAGGATTCTGCGTCGGACACGCCGCAACGCGATATGTCGTCGCACGCCGGGGCGTCCGGGGCCGCGGCTGCCGCGCCTTCGGGTTCGCGTCCGCAGGGGCCGGCGGTCTCACCCTACGGCGCGCAGCCCGCCGCACCTTATGGCGCGCAGCCCGACGCAGCTTACGGCGCGCAGCCCGCAGCAGCTTATGGCGCGCAGCCCACTGCACCTTACGGCGCGCAGTCCCCCGCAGCTTATGGCGCCGCGCCCGAGCGGCAAGAAGCGCGCCCCTACACGGCGGCGCCGCCCGCCATGCCGCAACCCGGCTACACGACCCCGTCGCGTTCGATTGCCGCGTATCAATCGGCATTTGCGTCGTCGGCGCAGCCGGAAGAAGAAGGCTCGCCTGTTGAGGCGAGTGCGGCAGCGATGCCGTTGGCGGCGTCGTATCCCACGCCGCTGCAACCCGCGACTGCGCAATCGTCGGCCGCGCAACCTGTTGCTTCGCAACCGGCTTCCACGCCGGTCACCCCGCTGGTAGGCGCCGCGACCCGCGTCGAGCTGCCGGCCTTGGCACCCGCCCGTCCAGGCGCGCCGACGCACGCCACGCCGATGGCTGCCGCGTCGCCGCTCGCTGCGACTTCCGCCGCGATACCCGCCGCGTATTCGCCCGCATCGTCGGCCCCCGCGCATGCTGCATCGTCGGCCAATGCACCCGCCGCTTATGCGCCCGCCGCATCCCCGGCCGCCGCGCCCGCCGCGTCTTCGACCACCGCGCGCGCCGCGGTCACCGCAGCCGCTGCGTCCGCACCCGCGCCGTCCATGGCGCGCATGCCGGATGCGCCGTTGCGTCAGGCACCGCCGTCGTTGCCTCCGGACACCACGGCCGGTTTGCAGGATGCCATCAGCGCCTTGCGCGGCGCGCTGGAAACGCGGATGGACGGACTGCTTTGGGGTGGTCGCCCCGGCGCGACTCGTGAAGCCGCCGCCGCCGCGCTGTTCCGCAGCCTGCTGGATGCCGGGTTCAGCACAAAGCTGGTGCGCACGCTGGTGGACCGCCTGCCGCAAGGGCTGTCGTCCGACGCCGCGCAGGCGTGGGCGCGTAATGAACTGGTTACCCACCTGCCCGTGGTGGCCTCGGAAGACGAATTCCTGGCCGGCGGCGTGTACGCGCTGGTCGGCCCGACGGGCGTCGGCAAGACCACCACGCTGGCCAAGCTGGCCGCCCGTTGCGTAGCCCGCGAAGGCCGCGATCAGGTCGCGATGTTGACGACCGACCTGTTCCGGATCGGCGCATTGGAACAATTGCAGATCTACGGCCGCCTGATGGGCGTGCCCGCGCATTCCGTGCGCGACGCCGGCGAACTGCGCCGTATTCTTGCCGAACTGGGCAACCGCAAGATCGTGCTGATCGACACCACCGGCATCAGCCAGCGCGACCGCCTGGTGGCCGAGCAGGCCGCGATGTTGACCAGCGCCGGCAAGCCCGTGCGCCGCCTGCTGGTGCTGAACGCCGCCAGCCAGGGCGACACGCTGGACGAAGTGGCGCACGCCTATCGCAACGGCGTGGGCGAAGACGTGGCCGGCTGCATCATCACCAAGCTGGACGAAGCCACCCGCCTGGGCGCGGCGCTGGACACGGCCATCCGCCACCGCCTGCCCATCCACTACATGTCGGTGGGGCAGAAGGTGCCGGAACATATGGAACTGGCGCGCGCCGACGTGCTGATCGACCGGGCCTTTGCCATGGTCGAGCGCGCGCGCGCCCTGTACACGCCCAGCGAGGCGGACCTGGCGTCGCTGGTGCCGGCCGCGCGCGAGGCCGATGCCGTTGATCCTGCCCGCCGCCGCCAATTGCTGGCCTCGGCCATCCTGCGCCCGCAAGGCGGATCGGCGTCGATCGCCGCCGCACAACATCTGGACGACACGATTGCCATGCTGGACAGCGATCCGGCCTGCGTACAAGCCCGGGCGTCCTGGCGCGACTATGTCGGCGACGGCGCGGGCGCCAGTCTGGCGGCGTTGGGCGACGACCCGCTAGCCATGGTGCGGCGTGAATTTTCGGCCACCTGCAACCGCCATCTGCTGGCCATGCATGGCAAGACCAGCATGAAGGGCGAAGGTTTGCCGGGTGGTGTGTTGATGGGGTCGCTGCTGATGAGCGACCGGGGCGTGGCCCTGGCCGCGCCCGCGCAGCAGTTGGCGTTGGCCCACGGCATGTTGACCTCGTTCGCGCCCGGCGCGGCGGGTCTGGCGGATGCCGGCCCGGCGCTGCAAGCGCGCGTGCGCTGGCTGGGCGAACAGCTGCCGCGCCTGCCGATGGTGCATCTGCTGGAGGCCGGCACGTCGGCCTTGTGGCAGTCGTTAAGCGAGCAGGGCGCCTCGTGGGTGGCGCGCTGCCCGGGCGGCATGCGCGTGGTGCAGGACGAATGCCCGACCAATCTGAATGCCGTCGGCAAAAGCGTGGGCTATCTGCCCGTGGGCCAGCCCGGCGACATGCCCGGTTTGACGCGCGAGCAGGGCGGCCAGACCGTGCCGCTGGCGCTGTGGGCCTCGGGCACCGAAATCACCCTGCCGGGCCGCTCCGAAACCGCGCCGATCCGCCTGGTCTGCGCGCGACTGATCGATACGGTCAGCGGCGAAATTGCCGTACAGCTGTTCGGGCTGACCAACTTGCCCGCGTCCCAGGCCGACGCCGCCACCGTCGCACGCTGGCTGGTATTGCAGGACGAAGCCAAGGCCGGCTTCCGCTACATGGCCAACGCGTGGCAGGCGCTGCCCGCCGTCGACGGCGCCCACACGCTGGCGCGCCAGTCATTGATGGCCGGCCAACTGGGCGCGGCCTGCTGGCAGATGGCGCATTCGCCGTCCGCCGCCGTCGTGCGCGGCCCGCTGTCCGGCATCATGGGCTCGGAACGCAAGCTGTCTGGCCGCCTGCTGCCCGTGGCAATCCTGAAAATGTTCGCCATGCTGGAGATGGCCGCGGGGGGCTGA